CTCGGCACGGCGCTGCCCCCCGATCATGTGCTCGGCGTCGGCGGTGCATCTCGCACGCTGGCCGAGCTGGTCATCCCGGTGCCGGTGCACCGGGCACTCGACCTCGGCACCGGATGCGGCATCCAGGCGCTGCTCGTGTCACGGCATGCCGGCGCGGTCGTGGCGACCGACATCTCGACACGCGCGCTCGCCTATGCCGAGCTGAATGCGCAGCTGAACGGCGTGCACAACATCGAGTTCCGACTCGGCAGTCTCTTCGAACCCGTCGCGGGGGAGACGTTCGATCTGATCGTGTCGAATCCGCCGTTCGTGATCACGCCGCGCGCCACGGGCGTGCCCGAGTACGAGTACCGCGACGGCGGCCTTGTGGGCGACGCGCTCGTCGAGGACTTCCTGCGCGGCGCCCCCGCGCATCTCGCTCCCGGCGGCATCGCTCAGTTGCTCGGCAACTGGGAGTCGCGCGCCGGAGTCCGCGGGCTCGATCGCGTTCGCTCGTGGGTGAACGCCGATCTGGATGCCTGGGTGATCCAGCGCGAAGAGCTCACGCCGCTCGGATACGCGGAACTCTGGATCCGCGACGGAGGCACGCTGCCGCGGGACGCCCAGTTCACCCGTCTGCTCACCGCGTGGCTCGACGATTTCGCCCAGCGCGGGGTGACGGCGGTCGGCTTCGGGTACATCCTGCTGCGCCGATCCGCCTCGGGCGCCGGGGTGCTGCGTCGCTTCGAGACCGTCTCGCAGCCGGTGTCGAACCTCGGTCGCGCCCTCGGGGCGGGTCTCGCCGCACACGACGCGCTGGCTGATGGCATCCCGGATCGCCTCGTCGTCGCGCCCGACGTCACCGAGGCGCGGCACCACATGCCCGGGGAGGACGACCCGAGCGTCATCGAACTGCGCCAGGGCGGCGGGTTCGGGCGCACGATCGGCGTCGACAGTGCGCTCGCGGGGTTCGTCGGCGCGTGCGACGGCGAGCTGACCGTCGCTCAGATCGTGGGCGCGCTCGCCGACCTGTTCGACGTGCCGCTCGCCGACCTGTGGGCCGATATCGAACCGCGCATCCGTCGTCTGGTGCTCGACGGGCTGCTGCTGCCGGCTGCGGAATAGCCGTCGACTTTTATGCGTTTGCATACGACATGAAGGCATTCGGCTTCCTCTCCTTCGGGCACTACGCAGACGTGCCCGGATCCCTCACCCGCACCGCGGGCGACATGCTGCGCCAGACCATCGAGATCGCGGAAGGCGCCGACGAGATCGGTGTCAACGGCGCGTACGTGCGCGTGCACCACTGGGCGCGCCAGGCCGCATCGCCCATGCCGCTGCTGTCGGCCATGGCCGCCCGGACGAAGCGCATCGAGGTGGGCACGGGCGTGATCGACATGCGCTATGAGAACCCGTTCCAGTTCGCCGAGGAGGCGGCTGCGCTCGACCTCATCGCCGACGGTCGCATCGCACTCGGAGTGAGCCGCGGGTCACCCGAGACGGCGCTGCGCGGCTACGAGACCTTCGGCTTCCATGATGAGGAGGACACCGAGCGCGGCAGCGTGATGGCACGCGAGAAGTTCGACCTCTTCCTCCGCGCGATCGACGGGGAGCGCGTCGCTCCCGGTGATCCGCGCATGGTCGGGGAGGGTCACTACCTGGCCATCGAGCCGCAGTCGCCCACCCTGCGCGACCACATCTGGTGGGGTGCCGGCTCGCGGGCGACGGCCGAGACGACCGGGCGCATGGGCTTGAACATGATGAGCTCGACCCTGCTCACCGAGGCGACCGGTCAGCCGTTCCATGAGCTGCAGCGCGAGCAGATCGATCTCTTCCGCACCGCGTACCGGGAAGCGGGTCATACCGGCGCACCCCGGGTGTCGGTGAGCCGCAGCGTGTTCCCGCTGGTCAGCGACCGTGACCGGGCGTACTTCGGCCTGCGCTCGCGCGAGAACAGCGACCAGGTCGGCATCATCGACGGGTATCGCTCGACGTTCGGCAAGACGTACGCTGCCGAACCCGACGAGCTGATCGAGCAGCTGAAGGCCGACGAGGCCGTGATGGCGGCCGACACCCTCATGCTGACGATCCCGAACCAGCTCGGCCCCGAGTACAACCTGCACGTGCTGCAGGCTTTCGCCGAGCACGTCGCCCCGGCGCTGGGCTGGAAGCCAAACACAGAGGGCCCGGTGCAGGGCGACCCCATCGCCTGACCGGAGCGGTCACGAAGTTCACCGAGGGTTCACGAAACGGTCGAAGACGGGCGCGTTCGGACACCTGGGCGTCATGTGGGGTGACTACGAAGAGAAGCGGCACTCGCCGTTCCCCCTTCGTGAAGAGGTTCCCCTTCCATGCCCAATCCCTCACTTCGCCGTTCCGGAGCCGGAGCGCTCGCCGCGGTGATCGTAGCCACAGCGCTGGTGTCTGGCGGTGTACCGCAGGTCGCCTCGGCCGCCGATGTCGACGACTCGACCTCGACGATCCCGTCGACGCCTGCTCAGAGCACCTCCTCGCCTTCGCCGACGCCCGACGTCCCGCAGCAGACTCCTGAGCCCGAAGATCCTCCCACGCCGGAGGACACGACCAGGCCAGCTCCGGATGCCACGGCTTCGGCTTCCCCGGAACCGGTCCCCACCGATCCCACCCCGGCCGACACCGCCCCCGCAGACCGCGTTCCGAGCCCTGATGACGCGGCGTCCGAGGCATCCGATCTCACTCCCATCACCGGCGAGAGCGGAAACGCCGCCGAGCACTGGCCGCTGGCGATCACCGAGATCAACGGCGACAACGCCGGAGCCGACACGTACGAGTTCGTCGAGGTCACGAACACCACCGCCGAGCCGATCGATCTCACTGCCGACGGCCTGCAGATCCGCTATCACACCAGCCAGTGGAACACCGGCACCGTGCAGCCGCTCATCCACCTCGACGGAGAAGGCGACAGTCCCGCCGTCATCCCCGCCGGCGGCACCGCCGTGCTCTGGATGAACTACGCCGACGGTGATGCCCGCCGCAGCCTCACGAAAGAGCAGTTCCGCGCCTTCTACGGCGTGCCCGAGACGGTTCAGGTGCTGCGCTTCGGTCCGCAGGGCGGGTTCGCGAACAGCGGTTCGCGCGGCTTCAGCCTCACGGATGCCGAGGGTGCGACCCTCGCACGAGCCTGGGTGCCGTCGGACGACGGCGTCGGCTCGACGCCGTGGAACGCTCAGTTCGCCGTGCCGAATCAGATCGGATCGGCCGACGCCCGCCTGCTCGGCTTCGACCCGACCGGAGCGACCGCCGCACCCACGCCTGGCACGATCACGGTCGAGCAGGTGACCAGCGAGCTGATCCCGGCACCCAAGCCGACCGACCCCGACGCCAAGGGTCCCATCCTGCAGATCACCGAGGTTGCCCCCGACACGGCGAACGTCGCGGGCTCCGACGCCTTCGAGTTCATCGAGGTGTACAACGCCTCGGACGCGCCGGTCGGCTTCGGTGACTACGCGCTGCACTACCTCACGACCGACAACGCCCTCAGCGGCCCGACGACGAATGCGTCGACACTGTGGCCCGCGGGCCCGGGAGAGCCGGCCATCGAGCCGGGCGAGACGCTCGTGCTGTGGATCCAGAACCCGGCCGTGCTGCGCGCGGGATACACGGTCGCCGACTTCAACGCCGCCTTCGGCACCGAGCTCGTGCTCGGCGAGAGCATCCTCACCATCGCGTCGGGCGGCATGGCCAACGGCGGCTCGCGCGGCCTGCAGCTGATGACGAAGAGCGGTCACGACATCTCGCGCGCCTACTACTTCGACGACGGCCAGACGACCGCATCCACGGCGATCCAGTACGGCTGGAACCCTGCTGATGCCAGCGGCGCACTGTGGGTGCCCGCCGACCCCGCCGGCACCAGCCAGAGCATGCTCGGTCTCGCGACCCCGACCCCGGGGGCCGTCAGCGCGGACCAGGTGGCCGACGCCTACGTGCCGCACCCGGAGGGGGGCACCGCTCCGAAGATCGTCGACCTGACGGGCGGCTCCGAGCTGCCGCAGGGTGACGATGTGGCGCTCGGGTTCGACGTCACCGACGACGTGCTCGTGCGCCGCGTCACCCTGACGCTGACCGACGACCTGGGCGCGACGGAGACGCGCGAGCTCGCGTTCACCTCTGCCGGGCGATACGAGTACAGCATCCCCTCGGTCGACGTCTTCGGCAAACGCTGGCTGGAGTACTCGGTCACGGCAGGCGACGGCCTCCAGACCACCACCCTCGGACCGGTGCGCCTCACTCTCGACAGCAGTCCAGACGACCCGGTACGGCTGAACGTCGCCGACGGCCAGTTCGTCGGCGGGCAGACGCCGCTCGTCGCGACGACCGACGGCGACCCGGCATCCCTCTCTCTGTCTGTCGACGGTGAGCCGGTGGGCGAGACCATCGCTTCTCTCGAGCGTGCGCCCCGTTTCGCCATCGAGGCGACCAGCACCGACGCGTTCTTCCGCAACGGGCTGAAGCTCGGCGACACGGTGCTGACAGTGTTCGACGAGGGCTATTACGACCGCGTCGTCACGGTCGACGCAGAGGTCCCCGTTCAGGAGGTCGTCCGCGGCGAACAGCTGACGCTCGGGGTCTACGCCGGGACGAAGGCGTGGCCGCAGCCCGATCCGAACGAGAACAACGACGATTTCACGGCGATGAACCCGCGCCTCGTTCTGCCCGATGGGCGGGTGCTGCGCCCGACCTCCTGCTCCGGTGCCGGAGAGGGCAAAGAGCCCACCGCACGCAGCTGTCCCACGACCTCGACCGAGCGGATCAATTTCAGCGACGCTGATCTGGTGTACTTCCTCGCGACGTTCACCATCCCCGACGATGCGTTCGACTCGGTGTCGACGCTGTGGGACACGACTGCCGTAGCCGACGGCCCGCACGTTGTCACCGCATCCGAGCACGCTGGGACGACTCGCGCCGGGGCTGCGGACGCACTCACGGCCACCCGCACGGTGGTCGTCGACAACACTGCTCCCCGGATCGACAGCACGCTCACCGATGGCCGGCAGTACCGCGGCGAGTTCACCATCGACGCGACGGTCACTGACGCCGGCTCCGGCTTCGAATCGGTCACGGCCACCCTCGACGAGAAGGAGATCGCGCTTCCGCTGACGACGTCATCGCTGACGCTGTCGCCCGGTGACCACACTCTGGTCGTCACTGCGAAGGACGCCGTCGGCAACGTCTCGACGAGCACGATCGCGTTCTCGACGGCCGACGAGAAGCCGCGCACACAGCTGATCAGCCCCGATGACGGCGCCGAGCTGACCGGCGACCGGGTCGACCTGGTCGCTCGACCCGGTTCGCAGATCGACGATCGTCTCGAACTGTGCTTCGCGGAGGGGTACTCGTACACCTCGCTCGATGCCGAGGTGCAGGTCGCCGCCGGAACCACGTCGAGCTCCCGCACGACCGACCGCGGCGATGCGAAGCCGCTCAGCGAGGACGAGCTGGCACGCATCGCGCGACTGGACGGAATCGAGGTCGCCGCGACCTCCGACACGGCCATGCCGTACCAGCTGTTCACCGTGCAGGTTCCGGCACGCGTCGGCACCGGCGCGCAGATGCGCGTCGGCTGGGAGGGGTCTGCCAACGCGGATGCCAAGGTGCTGCTGTACGTGCAGAAGACGAACGGCTCGTGGGAGGAGGTCGATCGCCACGTCACCACAGGAGGCGGGCCCACCAGCTTCGCGCTCGAGGCCGAGGTGCCCGTCGACGGGCACGCGAAGCGAGGGGAGCTGACCGTGCTCGTGCAGCACTCCGAAGGTTGGGCCGGGGCCGACTCGAGTTCGCGCGACTCGCAGGTCACACCGTTCAACGCCGGCGCCACACCTCGTGACCAGTACGACTTCACGCTCGGCTGGTTGTCGGACACGCAGTACTACAACCGAAACGAGGGAGCCCTCGCCGGTGCCGGCGGATCGGACGTCTGGTATCAGCACCAGGTGAAGATGAACGACTTCCTGGTGGCGCAGCGCGATGCGCTGAACCTGCAGTACGTGACGCACACCGGCGACATCGTCGACAACTACGACCAGCCGCACCAGTGGAAGAACGCAGACGCGGCGTACCGCAAGCTGGATGATGCGGGAATCCCGTACGGCGTGCTCGCGGGCAACCACGACGTCGGGCACTGGGACGGCGACTACACCGCGTACAGCGCCAGCTTCGGCGAGGCGCGCTTCGCCGAGAATCCCTGGTACGGCGGGTCGTACAAGGACAACCGCGGTCACTACGACCTGGTGACCGCTGGCGGGATCGACATGCTCATGATGTACATGGGCTGGCCGGACCCCAACGACGAGGCGTCAAATTCCGAGGACATCGCGTGGATGAACTCGGTGATCCGGCAGTACCCCGAGCGCAAGGTCATGATCAACCTGCACGAGTACATGCTCACCACCGGCGGGCTCGGGCCGTTCCCACAGCGGATCTACGACGAGGTCGTGGCGCCGAACGCGAACGTGATCTCTGTGGGTTCCGGCCACTACCACGACGCCTACACGCGCCTGGACGAGTTCGACGACGACGGTGACGGCACTGCTGATCGCACGGTGTACTCGATGCTGTTCGACTACCAGGGTCTGCCGGAGGGCGGTCAGGGGTATCTGCGCCTGCTGCACTTCGACAACGAGCAGGAGCGGATCATCGTGCGCACCTACTCGCCGTCGCTCGACGACTTCGATTCGGACGACGCGTCGCTGAACAGTCCGGCCGGCATGCAGGAGTTCGAGATCCCATACGCAGCCGGCGGTATCGCCCCGGTGACGAAGGTGCTCTCGACGGATTCGTTCCGCGCTGACATCCTCACCACGAACGAGATCGACTGCGTGCAGGACGTCGTGAGCGGAGAGCAGACCGCAGTCGCGTGGACGGAACTGGATGCCGGTGAGCACGGCTGGTACGTGCGCACCACCGGTCCGTTCGGCGGTGTCGAGAGCACCGAGGTTCGCTCGTTCACGATCGATGGCAAGGGCACCACCGGGCCCGGCGAGGGCGGCCCGGGCGAGGGTGGTGCCGGCGACGGCGACCCCGGCGACGGCGGCACGGGTGGCGGCACGGGTCCGGCAGCCAGCGGATCCGACGCGGGAGAGCAGGAACCGAGCGTCGTGCGACCCGGTCACCCGCTGGCGACCACCGGCTCGTCGGCATCGTGGACGCTCGGCCTCGGGATCGTCGCGTTGCTCGCGCTCCTGGCCGGGGGCATCCTGCTGTGCGGCGGTCGACGCCGGACATGACATCGATCGCACGAGAACCCCACGGGCACCGCCTGTGGGGTTCTCCGCGTCGGCCCGCTTCGCCCCGGTACCCTTGAATCCATGCTCAATATGGCCGAGGGCCTGTCCCGACTCGGCGCGCTCGCCGCGAACCCCGTCGTCGCCACCCTCGCGACCGCCTTCGCTGAGGCGGGCTTCGACCTCGCCGTCGTCGGTGGTCCGGTGCGCGACGCGCTGCTCGGCCGCGAGACACACGACCTCGATTTCACGACGAACGCCCGCCCCGACGACATCCTCGCGATCGTCAAGCCGATCTCCAGCACCCAATGGGACATCGGCCGCGCCTTCGGCACCATCGGCGCACGCGTGCAGGGCGAACAGGTCGAGATCACCACCTACCGCGCCGACAGCTACGACGGCGTCACCCGCAAGCCCGTCGTCGAATTCGGCGACACCATCGACGGAGACCTGCTGCGGCGCGACTTCACCGTCAATGCCATGGCGCTGCAGGTTCCCGCCGTCAAGCTGATCGATCCGACCAGCGGGGTCGAAGACCTCGTCTCGGGCATCCTGCGTACTCCCATCGACCCCGAGATCAGCTTCGGCGACGATCCGCTGCGGATGCTGCGGGCGGCGCGATTCAGCGCCCAGCTCGATTTCGCGATCGAAGATGCCACTTTCGCCGCCATCGAGAAGCTGCGCCAGACGCTGACGATCGTCAGCCCCGAGCGCGTGCAGGGTGAGCTCGTGCGGCTGATGCAGACCGATGACCCGATCCGGGGCATCCGGGTGCTGGTCGAGAGCGGACTGATCGACGAGTTCCTGCCCGAGGTGAGCGCGCTGCGACTCGAGGTCGATGAGCACCACCACCACAAGGACGTCTACGAGCACTCGCTCACCGTGGTGCGCCAGGCCATCGACCTCGAGAAGGCCCGAAACCCCGGTGCGGCTGCCGATGTGCCGCTGCGGCTGGCCGCGCTGCTGCACGACATCGGCAAGCCGCGCACACGCAGACTCGAGAACGGGGGAGGGGTCACCTTCCATCACCACGACGTGGTCGGCGCGCGCATGGCGCGCAAGCGCCTGCAGGCGCTGCGCTTCGACGGCGACACGATCGACGCGGTCGCGAAGCTCATCGAACTGCACCTGAGATTCTTCGGCTACGCCGAGGGCGCCTGGACCGACAGCGCCGTGAGGCGGTACGTGCGCGACGCCGGCGACGTCGTCGAGCGACTGCACATCCTCGTGCGTGCCGATGTCACCACGCGCAACAGGCGCAAGGCCGCTCGCCTCGCCTCGGCATACGACGACATCGAGCGGCGCATCGTCGAGCTGCGCGAGCAGGAGGAGCTCGACAGCATCCGCCCCGAGCTCGACGGCAATCAGATCCAGCAGATCCTCGGCATCAAGCCCGGTCGCGAGGTCGGCGAGGCGTACCGCTTCCTGCTCGAGGTGCGGCTGGATGAGGGTGTGATCGGCCCGGATGCCGCCGAGCAGCGTCTGCGCGAGTGGTGGGCCGCGCGCGGCTGAGCTGCGCGGCTTTGCCACGTTTTCGCAATCTCCGTCGCGAGACTTGGCTTGCAGCACGAGACAGGGCTTACACAGGCAGGTCTCGTGCTGGAACGGAAGTCTCGGCGCCGCCCGCGCGCGCGCGGCGCGGCGCGGGCGGGGGTCAGCGGGCGAGCTCGGCCGCGACGGCCCCACGCAGCCACTGCATATAGGTGCCGGCGTCCCATCCCGACTGTGCGACAAGCTGCTGATAGCTCTCGGGCGAGAGCAGGAACGACAGCGTCGCAGCGGTCGCCTGGGGGTCGGCCTTCGGGGCGGCCAGACCGCGGGCGATGAGTTCGTCGATCAGGCGTCGGTAGTCGTCGGCGCGACGATGCAGGATCTGCGTGAGCACCTCGTCCACCCGCTCATCCGACAGGGCTGCGCCCAGCAGCACCGTCCACAGCCGATGCCCGCGTGCGTTCGCGTCGGTGATCTGAGCCAGCACGGCGTCGAGGAACACATCGTCGGGCAGCTCCAGCACGCCGGCGGCGACATCCGTGTCCGTGAGCGACTCGGCGCCCTCGTATCCCGAGAACGTCACCTCGAACGCCGCGATCAGCAGTTCGGCCTTCGAGGCGGCCGTCTTGACGGTCTCACCGGAGACGCCGGCCGCGCGCGCGATCGCGGCGATGGTGGTCGCCTGGTACCCCTGTCGGGCGAACAGCTCCCCGGCCGCGGCGATGATCCGGGCGCGCGTCTCACGTGCCTGGCGGGCCCGGAGTTCGGAGCGGTAGACGCGAGCGGTCGATTCCGTCATTGACTTTCCTTGCAAGCAGATGAATACTGTCTCGGTATATCGATCTTAGAGAAGGAGTGCCATGTCCAGCCACCTCATCGCCTGCACACCGGCGCACGGGCATGTCATGCCGCTGCTGCAGATCGCTCGCCATCTCATCGAGCGCGGTGACGATGTGACGTTCCTCACCAGTTCCCGCTACGGCGAACGAGTCGCGAGCACGGGAGCCCGGTTCGTCGCTCTTCCTGCTGCGGCCGACATCGACCTCGACGACGCCGACGCCGCGTTCCCGGAGCGCGTGGGGCTGACCGGAGCGGCAGCTCTGCGCTTCGACATGAGCAATCTGTTCGTGAGGCCGGGAGTCGCTCAGCTCGCCGCTGTGCGCGCCGTGCTGGCAGAGCAGCGCATCGACACCGTGCTCGCCGAACCGCTCTTCCTCGGCGCCGCTCTGCTGCAGCAGCTGCCGCGGCACGACCGGCCGCCGGTGATCGCGCTCGGAATCTTCCCGCTCGGGGTCCGCAGTCGCGATACGGCGCCGTTCGGCCTCGGCGTCACGCCGATGGCCGGTCCCCTTGGGCGACTGCGCAACGCCGCGCTGCGGACCATCGCGGAGCGGCTGATCTTCCGCCGCGTGCAGCGGGAGGCCGATCGGCTCGCCGCTCGCGAGACGGGTCGTGGCCTCGGAGGGTTCGTCCTCGACTGGGCCGGTCGAGCCGACGCCTACATCCAGTTCACCGTTCCCGAGTTCGAATACCCCCGATCGGATCTGCCCCCGACGGTGCACTACGCCGGAGCGATTCCCGCCGTGATCTCCACTCCCGCTCTGCCGGAATGGTGGAGCGATCTCGACGCCGGCACACCCGTCGTGCACGTGACCCAGGGAACCATCGCGAACCGCGACTTCTCGCAGCTCGTGTTGCCGACCCTCGAGGCGCTGCGCGACAGCGATGTGCTCGTCGTCGCATCCACCGGGGGGCGTGCCCTCGGAGACCTGGCATCCGATCTGCCGGCGAACGCCCGAGTAGCCGAGTACCTTCCGTACGATCAGCTGCTGCCCAAGGTCGACGCCATGGTGACCAACGGCGGCTATGGCGGTGTTCAGCAGGCGCTGCGGCACGGCATCCCACTGGTCGTAGCAGGACGAACCGAGGACAAGGTCGAGGTCTGCGCGAGGGTCGGCTGGTCGGGAGCGGGGATCGACCTGCGCACGCAGACGGCCGATGCGCCGAAGATCCGGGACGCCGTGCACCGCGTGCTGAACGAGCCCGCGTTCCGGGCGACCGCCGCGCAGATCGGTCACGCCCTGCGCGCCGCCGATCCCTGGCGGACGCTCGACGAGGTCATCGACGCGAGCATGATCCGGCGCACCGCCCTCACCTGATCCGGGTGCGGTGAAACGCGTGACCGAACAGGTCGCGCACACATACACTGGGCACACCCATCAGCGCCGATCGGAGCCAGCGTGCCGTCCCCCTGGTCGTCATCGCGTGACGCCTCCCCGGAGGTCTCGCGCCTTCTCATCGAGCGCGCACACGAAGAGCTCGTCGCCGGGAACCTCGAGGATCGCCGCCTGCAGCAGGTGCGCCCGCTCGTGCGGGCGTCCTGGGAGCGGGCGTGGCAGAGACGCGTCGGCGCCGAGGGACTGCCGCCGCTCGACTTCAGTCAGGACGCTCTCGAGGCGTACCGCACCGGGCATCCGCTCGCCGGGGTGATGGACCTCATCCGCTCGCTGCTGCTGCCCGGCAGTGCCGAGGACTCG
The window above is part of the Microbacterium sp. nov. GSS16 genome. Proteins encoded here:
- a CDS encoding CCA tRNA nucleotidyltransferase translates to MLNMAEGLSRLGALAANPVVATLATAFAEAGFDLAVVGGPVRDALLGRETHDLDFTTNARPDDILAIVKPISSTQWDIGRAFGTIGARVQGEQVEITTYRADSYDGVTRKPVVEFGDTIDGDLLRRDFTVNAMALQVPAVKLIDPTSGVEDLVSGILRTPIDPEISFGDDPLRMLRAARFSAQLDFAIEDATFAAIEKLRQTLTIVSPERVQGELVRLMQTDDPIRGIRVLVESGLIDEFLPEVSALRLEVDEHHHHKDVYEHSLTVVRQAIDLEKARNPGAAADVPLRLAALLHDIGKPRTRRLENGGGVTFHHHDVVGARMARKRLQALRFDGDTIDAVAKLIELHLRFFGYAEGAWTDSAVRRYVRDAGDVVERLHILVRADVTTRNRRKAARLASAYDDIERRIVELREQEELDSIRPELDGNQIQQILGIKPGREVGEAYRFLLEVRLDEGVIGPDAAEQRLREWWAARG
- a CDS encoding TetR/AcrR family transcriptional regulator, whose amino-acid sequence is MTESTARVYRSELRARQARETRARIIAAAGELFARQGYQATTIAAIARAAGVSGETVKTAASKAELLIAAFEVTFSGYEGAESLTDTDVAAGVLELPDDVFLDAVLAQITDANARGHRLWTVLLGAALSDERVDEVLTQILHRRADDYRRLIDELIARGLAAPKADPQATAATLSFLLSPESYQQLVAQSGWDAGTYMQWLRGAVAAELAR
- a CDS encoding metallophosphoesterase; translated protein: MPNPSLRRSGAGALAAVIVATALVSGGVPQVASAADVDDSTSTIPSTPAQSTSSPSPTPDVPQQTPEPEDPPTPEDTTRPAPDATASASPEPVPTDPTPADTAPADRVPSPDDAASEASDLTPITGESGNAAEHWPLAITEINGDNAGADTYEFVEVTNTTAEPIDLTADGLQIRYHTSQWNTGTVQPLIHLDGEGDSPAVIPAGGTAVLWMNYADGDARRSLTKEQFRAFYGVPETVQVLRFGPQGGFANSGSRGFSLTDAEGATLARAWVPSDDGVGSTPWNAQFAVPNQIGSADARLLGFDPTGATAAPTPGTITVEQVTSELIPAPKPTDPDAKGPILQITEVAPDTANVAGSDAFEFIEVYNASDAPVGFGDYALHYLTTDNALSGPTTNASTLWPAGPGEPAIEPGETLVLWIQNPAVLRAGYTVADFNAAFGTELVLGESILTIASGGMANGGSRGLQLMTKSGHDISRAYYFDDGQTTASTAIQYGWNPADASGALWVPADPAGTSQSMLGLATPTPGAVSADQVADAYVPHPEGGTAPKIVDLTGGSELPQGDDVALGFDVTDDVLVRRVTLTLTDDLGATETRELAFTSAGRYEYSIPSVDVFGKRWLEYSVTAGDGLQTTTLGPVRLTLDSSPDDPVRLNVADGQFVGGQTPLVATTDGDPASLSLSVDGEPVGETIASLERAPRFAIEATSTDAFFRNGLKLGDTVLTVFDEGYYDRVVTVDAEVPVQEVVRGEQLTLGVYAGTKAWPQPDPNENNDDFTAMNPRLVLPDGRVLRPTSCSGAGEGKEPTARSCPTTSTERINFSDADLVYFLATFTIPDDAFDSVSTLWDTTAVADGPHVVTASEHAGTTRAGAADALTATRTVVVDNTAPRIDSTLTDGRQYRGEFTIDATVTDAGSGFESVTATLDEKEIALPLTTSSLTLSPGDHTLVVTAKDAVGNVSTSTIAFSTADEKPRTQLISPDDGAELTGDRVDLVARPGSQIDDRLELCFAEGYSYTSLDAEVQVAAGTTSSSRTTDRGDAKPLSEDELARIARLDGIEVAATSDTAMPYQLFTVQVPARVGTGAQMRVGWEGSANADAKVLLYVQKTNGSWEEVDRHVTTGGGPTSFALEAEVPVDGHAKRGELTVLVQHSEGWAGADSSSRDSQVTPFNAGATPRDQYDFTLGWLSDTQYYNRNEGALAGAGGSDVWYQHQVKMNDFLVAQRDALNLQYVTHTGDIVDNYDQPHQWKNADAAYRKLDDAGIPYGVLAGNHDVGHWDGDYTAYSASFGEARFAENPWYGGSYKDNRGHYDLVTAGGIDMLMMYMGWPDPNDEASNSEDIAWMNSVIRQYPERKVMINLHEYMLTTGGLGPFPQRIYDEVVAPNANVISVGSGHYHDAYTRLDEFDDDGDGTADRTVYSMLFDYQGLPEGGQGYLRLLHFDNEQERIIVRTYSPSLDDFDSDDASLNSPAGMQEFEIPYAAGGIAPVTKVLSTDSFRADILTTNEIDCVQDVVSGEQTAVAWTELDAGEHGWYVRTTGPFGGVESTEVRSFTIDGKGTTGPGEGGPGEGGAGDGDPGDGGTGGGTGPAASGSDAGEQEPSVVRPGHPLATTGSSASWTLGLGIVALLALLAGGILLCGGRRRT
- a CDS encoding LLM class flavin-dependent oxidoreductase translates to MKAFGFLSFGHYADVPGSLTRTAGDMLRQTIEIAEGADEIGVNGAYVRVHHWARQAASPMPLLSAMAARTKRIEVGTGVIDMRYENPFQFAEEAAALDLIADGRIALGVSRGSPETALRGYETFGFHDEEDTERGSVMAREKFDLFLRAIDGERVAPGDPRMVGEGHYLAIEPQSPTLRDHIWWGAGSRATAETTGRMGLNMMSSTLLTEATGQPFHELQREQIDLFRTAYREAGHTGAPRVSVSRSVFPLVSDRDRAYFGLRSRENSDQVGIIDGYRSTFGKTYAAEPDELIEQLKADEAVMAADTLMLTIPNQLGPEYNLHVLQAFAEHVAPALGWKPNTEGPVQGDPIA
- a CDS encoding glycosyltransferase, encoding MSSHLIACTPAHGHVMPLLQIARHLIERGDDVTFLTSSRYGERVASTGARFVALPAAADIDLDDADAAFPERVGLTGAAALRFDMSNLFVRPGVAQLAAVRAVLAEQRIDTVLAEPLFLGAALLQQLPRHDRPPVIALGIFPLGVRSRDTAPFGLGVTPMAGPLGRLRNAALRTIAERLIFRRVQREADRLAARETGRGLGGFVLDWAGRADAYIQFTVPEFEYPRSDLPPTVHYAGAIPAVISTPALPEWWSDLDAGTPVVHVTQGTIANRDFSQLVLPTLEALRDSDVLVVASTGGRALGDLASDLPANARVAEYLPYDQLLPKVDAMVTNGGYGGVQQALRHGIPLVVAGRTEDKVEVCARVGWSGAGIDLRTQTADAPKIRDAVHRVLNEPAFRATAAQIGHALRAADPWRTLDEVIDASMIRRTALT
- a CDS encoding DUF7059 domain-containing protein — protein: MTAVPDRAQPRPDAPLTRALAADLDSADFRSDPLRSLWGEEADDALGRGLREPILRALHGRDDVLSTLGRLWVLGMAQPQAAVERALPGVGVVGVVALGLARLQGESVHPQALIRPQSFVDADGVGEWWIASDLDEIALGTALPPDHVLGVGGASRTLAELVIPVPVHRALDLGTGCGIQALLVSRHAGAVVATDISTRALAYAELNAQLNGVHNIEFRLGSLFEPVAGETFDLIVSNPPFVITPRATGVPEYEYRDGGLVGDALVEDFLRGAPAHLAPGGIAQLLGNWESRAGVRGLDRVRSWVNADLDAWVIQREELTPLGYAELWIRDGGTLPRDAQFTRLLTAWLDDFAQRGVTAVGFGYILLRRSASGAGVLRRFETVSQPVSNLGRALGAGLAAHDALADGIPDRLVVAPDVTEARHHMPGEDDPSVIELRQGGGFGRTIGVDSALAGFVGACDGELTVAQIVGALADLFDVPLADLWADIEPRIRRLVLDGLLLPAAE